One segment of Setaria viridis chromosome 4, Setaria_viridis_v4.0, whole genome shotgun sequence DNA contains the following:
- the LOC117852780 gene encoding alpha-1,3-arabinosyltransferase XAT3 — MMKQPRGRQEPRRMGNAAMVVTMLVSLCVLTYIKARYCSNPFPKAAEELEVVEVDEDYDSTRYKLSGPIGEEDFDPSRPTCYNTSKRSERCAAVGDIRVDGNHSKIYISPLDREWRTKPYARLHDPVAMDDVREYTLVPFGGANDTAVPPLCTRNHTAPAFLFSNGGFAGNLYHDYTDVLVPLFTSTNHFGGEVQFLLSGMKDWWNDKFTPLFRQLSKYEVIDVDNDREVHCFPRIVIGATFHRAMGIDPSRSPGGVTVADFKRLLRRAFRLERAVASRSGAPRRTRPRLLIISRKSSRRFLNERAMAHAAAAARFDVRIAEPDNHTDMPNFARLVNSADVMMGVHGAGLTNMVFLPSRAVLIQVVPFGGLEWLTRVTFKDPARDMDVNYMEYNVSLEESSLRDLYPEDHFYLKHPYDVHKKGWDAIKTVYLDKQNVRLNLTRFVKTLEQARELLPTP; from the exons aTGATGAAGCAGCCTCGGGGCCGGCAGGAGCCGCGCCGGATGGGCAACGCCGCCATGGTCGTCACCATGCTCGTCTCCCTCTGCGTCCTCACCTACATCAAGGCCCGATACTGCTCCAACCCCTTCC CcaaggcggcggaggagctggaggtggtggaggtggacgaGGACTACGACAGCACGCGGTACAAGTTGTCCGGCCCGATCGGGGAAGAGGACTTCGACCCGTCCCGCCCGACGTGCTACAACACGAGCAAGCGGTCGGAGCGGTGCGCGGCGGTGGGCGACATCCGCGTCGACGGCAACCACTCCAAGATCTACATCAGCCCGCTGGACCGGGAGTGGCGGACCAAGCCGTACGCGCGCCTGCACGACCCCGTCGCCATGGACGACGTCCGCGAGTACACGCTGGTCCCCTTCGGCGGCGCCAACGAcaccgccgtgccgccgctctGCACCCGGAACCACACCGCCCCGGCGTTCCTCTTCTCCAACGGCGGGTTCGCGGGGAACCTCTACCACGACTACACCGACGTGCTGGTCCCTCTGTTCACCAGCACGAACCACTTCGGCGGCGAGGTCCAGTTCCTGCTCAGCGGGATGAAGGACTGGTGGAACGACAAGTTCACGCCGCTGTTCCGGCAGCTCTCCAAGTACGAGGTCATCGACGTCGACAACGACAGGGAGGTCCACTGCTTCCCGCGGATCGTCATCGGCGCCACGTTCCACCGCGCCATGGGCATCGACCCCTCGCGCTCCCCGGGGGGCGTCACCGTCGCTGACTTCaagcgcctcctccgccgcgcgtTCCGGCTGGAGCGCGCTGTGGCGTCGCGGTCGGGGGCGCCGCGGAGGACCCGACCGCGGCTCCTCATCATCTCCCGCAAGAGCTCGCGGCGGTTCCTGAACGAGCGCGCCATggcgcacgcggcggcggcggcgaggttcgacgtGCGCATCGCCGAGCCGGACAACCACACGGACATGCCCAACTTCGCGAGGCTGGTGAACTCGGCGGACGTGATGATGGGGGTGCACGGCGCCGGGCTAACCAACATGGTGTTCCTGCCGAGCCGCGCCGTGCTCATCCAGGTGGTGCCGTTCGGGGGCCTGGAGTGGCTCACCAGGGTGACCTTCAAGGACCCGGCCAGGGACATGGACGTGAACTACATGGAGTACAACGTGTCGCTGGAGGAGAGCTCGCTGAGGGACCTGTACCCGGAGGACCATTTCTACCTGAAGCACCCATACGACGTGCACAAGAAGGGGTGGGACGCCATCAAGACGGTCTACCTCGACAAGCAGAACGTCAGGCTCAACCTCACCAGGTTCGTCAAGACGCTGGAGCAGGCGCGAGAGCTCTTGCCAACGCCCTGA
- the LOC117852778 gene encoding protein DETOXIFICATION 16 isoform X3 has translation MGGAAEASAPAATASSPLLLPRAPPRPEVGAEVRRQVGLAAPLVACSLLQYSLQVVSVMFAGHLGELSLSGASVAASFANVTGFSVLLGMGSALDTFCGQSYGARQYDMLGTHTQRAIIALMITGVPLAFVLAFTGQILTALGQNPEISSEAGLYAQWLIPGLFAYGLLQCLTRFLQTQNIVQVLVVFSGLTLLLHIILCWFLVQTFGLGHKGAALATSISYWFNVALLAIYVKVSEAGRRSWHGWSREALNLNDVKVYLRLAIPSTFMTCLEYWAFEMVVLLAGFLPDPKLETSILSISLNTMWMVYTIPSGLSSVISIRVSNELGAGNPQAARLSVYISGIMCLTEGLFIAIVTVSVRDMWGYLYSNEKKVVKYVSMMMPILAISDFMDGIQCTLSGAARGCGWQKLCSLINLFAYYVVGLPSAITFAFVLKIGGKGLWLGIICAMAVQIVALIVMMLRTSWDEEAEKAQARVQCSGGSITSA, from the exons atgggcggcgcggcggaggcgagcgcgccggccgccacgGCTTCCTCGCCTCTCCTCCTGCCCCGCGCTCCTCCGCGCCCcgaggtgggggcggaggtgAGGCGGCAGGTGGGTCTCGCGGCGCCGCTGGTGGCCTGCAGCCTGCTGCAGTACAGCCTGCAGGTTGTCTCCGTCATGTTCGCCGGGCACCTCGGGGAGCTCTCCCTCTCCggcgcctccgtcgccgcctccttcgCCAACGTCACCGGCTTCAGCGTCCTG CTGGGTATGGGAAGCGCACTGGATACCTTTTGTGGACAATCATATGGAGCAAGGCAATATGATATGCTTGGgacacatacacaaagggctaTAATTGCTCTTATGATTACGGGTGTTCCTCTGGCCTTTGTTTTGGCCTTCACTGGTCAAATCCTTACCGCTCTTGGTCAAAATCCTGAAATATCATCTGAAGCTGGACTGTATGCTCAGTGGTTGATTCCTGGTCTTTTTGCATATGGCTTGCTTCAGTGCCTCACCAGATTCCTGCAGACCCAGAACATTGTTCAAGTATTGGTAGTTTTCTCTGGGCTTACATTGCTACTTCACATTATACTATGCTGGTTCCTGGTTCAAACTTTTGGCCTTGGCCATAAAGGTGCAGCTTTAGCGACCTCAATATCTTATTGGTTCAACGTGGCATTGCTAGCAATATATGTGAAAGTCTCTGAAGCTGGCAGAAGGAGCTGGCATGGATGGTCAAGGGAGGCACTAAATTTAAATGATGTCAAAGTATATCTAAGGCTAGCCATTCCATCTACTTTTATGACCTG CTTGGAGTATTGGGCATTTGAGATGGTGGTTCTCCTAGCAGGATTTCTTCCAGATCCAAAACTGGAAACTTCAATTCTGTCCATCAG CCTAAACACAATGTGGATGGTTTATACAATTCCAAGTGGCCTCAGCAGTGTAATAAG TATTAGAGTATCCAATGAATTAGGTGCTGGGAATCCGCAGGCAGCACGCCTATCAGTTTATATTTCAGGAATCATGTGCCTAACTGAAGGCCTTTTTATAGCTATCGTCACAGTATCAGTGCGAGATATGTGGGGTTATTTATACAGCAACGAAAAAAAGGTCGTGAAGTATGTATCAATGATGATGCCAATTCTTGCTATTTCTGACTTCATGGATGGAATACAATGCACGCTATCAG GAGCAGCTCGAGGATGTGGCTGGCAGAAATTATGCTCACTTATCAACTTGTTTGCTTATTATGTTGTCGGTCTCCCTTCAGCTATTACTTTTGCATTTGTTCTGAAAATTGGTGGTAAG GGCCTTTGGTTGGGAATTATATGTGCTATGGCAGTGCAAATAGTTGCTTTGATTGTGATGATGCTTCGAACCAGTTGGGATGAAGAG GCAGAAAAGGCCCAGGCTAGAGTTCAGTGTTCAGGTGGCAGCATAACATCAGCCTGA
- the LOC117852778 gene encoding protein DETOXIFICATION 16 isoform X2 — protein sequence MGGAAEASAPAATASSPLLLPRAPPRPEVGAEVRRQVGLAAPLVACSLLQYSLQVVSVMFAGHLGELSLSGASVAASFANVTGFSVLLGMGSALDTFCGQSYGARQYDMLGTHTQRAIIALMITGVPLAFVLAFTGQILTALGQNPEISSEAGLYAQWLIPGLFAYGLLQCLTRFLQTQNIVQVLVVFSGLTLLLHIILCWFLVQTFGLGHKGAALATSISYWFNVALLAIYVKVSEAGRRSWHGWSREALNLNDVKVYLRLAIPSTFMTCLEYWAFEMVVLLAGFLPDPKLETSILSISLNTMWMVYTIPSGLSSVISIRVSNELGAGNPQAARLSVYISGIMCLTEGLFIAIVTVSVRDMWGYLYSNEKKVVKYVSMMMPILAISDFMDGIQCTLSARGCGWQKLCSLINLFAYYVVGLPSAITFAFVLKIGGKGLWLGIICAMAVQIVALIVMMLRTSWDEEVQPYTCDVTVKGMHAVYSLLMKLGSS from the exons atgggcggcgcggcggaggcgagcgcgccggccgccacgGCTTCCTCGCCTCTCCTCCTGCCCCGCGCTCCTCCGCGCCCcgaggtgggggcggaggtgAGGCGGCAGGTGGGTCTCGCGGCGCCGCTGGTGGCCTGCAGCCTGCTGCAGTACAGCCTGCAGGTTGTCTCCGTCATGTTCGCCGGGCACCTCGGGGAGCTCTCCCTCTCCggcgcctccgtcgccgcctccttcgCCAACGTCACCGGCTTCAGCGTCCTG CTGGGTATGGGAAGCGCACTGGATACCTTTTGTGGACAATCATATGGAGCAAGGCAATATGATATGCTTGGgacacatacacaaagggctaTAATTGCTCTTATGATTACGGGTGTTCCTCTGGCCTTTGTTTTGGCCTTCACTGGTCAAATCCTTACCGCTCTTGGTCAAAATCCTGAAATATCATCTGAAGCTGGACTGTATGCTCAGTGGTTGATTCCTGGTCTTTTTGCATATGGCTTGCTTCAGTGCCTCACCAGATTCCTGCAGACCCAGAACATTGTTCAAGTATTGGTAGTTTTCTCTGGGCTTACATTGCTACTTCACATTATACTATGCTGGTTCCTGGTTCAAACTTTTGGCCTTGGCCATAAAGGTGCAGCTTTAGCGACCTCAATATCTTATTGGTTCAACGTGGCATTGCTAGCAATATATGTGAAAGTCTCTGAAGCTGGCAGAAGGAGCTGGCATGGATGGTCAAGGGAGGCACTAAATTTAAATGATGTCAAAGTATATCTAAGGCTAGCCATTCCATCTACTTTTATGACCTG CTTGGAGTATTGGGCATTTGAGATGGTGGTTCTCCTAGCAGGATTTCTTCCAGATCCAAAACTGGAAACTTCAATTCTGTCCATCAG CCTAAACACAATGTGGATGGTTTATACAATTCCAAGTGGCCTCAGCAGTGTAATAAG TATTAGAGTATCCAATGAATTAGGTGCTGGGAATCCGCAGGCAGCACGCCTATCAGTTTATATTTCAGGAATCATGTGCCTAACTGAAGGCCTTTTTATAGCTATCGTCACAGTATCAGTGCGAGATATGTGGGGTTATTTATACAGCAACGAAAAAAAGGTCGTGAAGTATGTATCAATGATGATGCCAATTCTTGCTATTTCTGACTTCATGGATGGAATACAATGCACGCTATCAG CTCGAGGATGTGGCTGGCAGAAATTATGCTCACTTATCAACTTGTTTGCTTATTATGTTGTCGGTCTCCCTTCAGCTATTACTTTTGCATTTGTTCTGAAAATTGGTGGTAAG GGCCTTTGGTTGGGAATTATATGTGCTATGGCAGTGCAAATAGTTGCTTTGATTGTGATGATGCTTCGAACCAGTTGGGATGAAGAGGTGCAACCTTATACTTGTGATGTTACAGTCAAAGGAATGCATGCTGTCTACTCTCTGTTGATGAAATTGGGTAGCAGCTAG
- the LOC117852778 gene encoding protein DETOXIFICATION 16 isoform X1: MGGAAEASAPAATASSPLLLPRAPPRPEVGAEVRRQVGLAAPLVACSLLQYSLQVVSVMFAGHLGELSLSGASVAASFANVTGFSVLLGMGSALDTFCGQSYGARQYDMLGTHTQRAIIALMITGVPLAFVLAFTGQILTALGQNPEISSEAGLYAQWLIPGLFAYGLLQCLTRFLQTQNIVQVLVVFSGLTLLLHIILCWFLVQTFGLGHKGAALATSISYWFNVALLAIYVKVSEAGRRSWHGWSREALNLNDVKVYLRLAIPSTFMTCLEYWAFEMVVLLAGFLPDPKLETSILSISLNTMWMVYTIPSGLSSVISIRVSNELGAGNPQAARLSVYISGIMCLTEGLFIAIVTVSVRDMWGYLYSNEKKVVKYVSMMMPILAISDFMDGIQCTLSGAARGCGWQKLCSLINLFAYYVVGLPSAITFAFVLKIGGKGLWLGIICAMAVQIVALIVMMLRTSWDEEVQPYTCDVTVKGMHAVYSLLMKLGSS; this comes from the exons atgggcggcgcggcggaggcgagcgcgccggccgccacgGCTTCCTCGCCTCTCCTCCTGCCCCGCGCTCCTCCGCGCCCcgaggtgggggcggaggtgAGGCGGCAGGTGGGTCTCGCGGCGCCGCTGGTGGCCTGCAGCCTGCTGCAGTACAGCCTGCAGGTTGTCTCCGTCATGTTCGCCGGGCACCTCGGGGAGCTCTCCCTCTCCggcgcctccgtcgccgcctccttcgCCAACGTCACCGGCTTCAGCGTCCTG CTGGGTATGGGAAGCGCACTGGATACCTTTTGTGGACAATCATATGGAGCAAGGCAATATGATATGCTTGGgacacatacacaaagggctaTAATTGCTCTTATGATTACGGGTGTTCCTCTGGCCTTTGTTTTGGCCTTCACTGGTCAAATCCTTACCGCTCTTGGTCAAAATCCTGAAATATCATCTGAAGCTGGACTGTATGCTCAGTGGTTGATTCCTGGTCTTTTTGCATATGGCTTGCTTCAGTGCCTCACCAGATTCCTGCAGACCCAGAACATTGTTCAAGTATTGGTAGTTTTCTCTGGGCTTACATTGCTACTTCACATTATACTATGCTGGTTCCTGGTTCAAACTTTTGGCCTTGGCCATAAAGGTGCAGCTTTAGCGACCTCAATATCTTATTGGTTCAACGTGGCATTGCTAGCAATATATGTGAAAGTCTCTGAAGCTGGCAGAAGGAGCTGGCATGGATGGTCAAGGGAGGCACTAAATTTAAATGATGTCAAAGTATATCTAAGGCTAGCCATTCCATCTACTTTTATGACCTG CTTGGAGTATTGGGCATTTGAGATGGTGGTTCTCCTAGCAGGATTTCTTCCAGATCCAAAACTGGAAACTTCAATTCTGTCCATCAG CCTAAACACAATGTGGATGGTTTATACAATTCCAAGTGGCCTCAGCAGTGTAATAAG TATTAGAGTATCCAATGAATTAGGTGCTGGGAATCCGCAGGCAGCACGCCTATCAGTTTATATTTCAGGAATCATGTGCCTAACTGAAGGCCTTTTTATAGCTATCGTCACAGTATCAGTGCGAGATATGTGGGGTTATTTATACAGCAACGAAAAAAAGGTCGTGAAGTATGTATCAATGATGATGCCAATTCTTGCTATTTCTGACTTCATGGATGGAATACAATGCACGCTATCAG GAGCAGCTCGAGGATGTGGCTGGCAGAAATTATGCTCACTTATCAACTTGTTTGCTTATTATGTTGTCGGTCTCCCTTCAGCTATTACTTTTGCATTTGTTCTGAAAATTGGTGGTAAG GGCCTTTGGTTGGGAATTATATGTGCTATGGCAGTGCAAATAGTTGCTTTGATTGTGATGATGCTTCGAACCAGTTGGGATGAAGAGGTGCAACCTTATACTTGTGATGTTACAGTCAAAGGAATGCATGCTGTCTACTCTCTGTTGATGAAATTGGGTAGCAGCTAG
- the LOC117852778 gene encoding protein DETOXIFICATION 16 isoform X4 — translation MGGAAEASAPAATASSPLLLPRAPPRPEVGAEVRRQVGLAAPLVACSLLQYSLQVVSVMFAGHLGELSLSGASVAASFANVTGFSVLLGMGSALDTFCGQSYGARQYDMLGTHTQRAIIALMITGVPLAFVLAFTGQILTALGQNPEISSEAGLYAQWLIPGLFAYGLLQCLTRFLQTQNIVQVLVVFSGLTLLLHIILCWFLVQTFGLGHKGAALATSISYWFNVALLAIYVKVSEAGRRSWHGWSREALNLNDVKVYLRLAIPSTFMTCLEYWAFEMVVLLAGFLPDPKLETSILSISLNTMWMVYTIPSGLSSVISIRVSNELGAGNPQAARLSVYISGIMCLTEGLFIAIVTVSVRDMWGYLYSNEKKVVKYVSMMMPILAISDFMDGIQCTLSGAARGCGWQKLCSLINLFAYYVVGLPSAITFAFVLKIGGPLVGNYMCYGSANSCFDCDDASNQLG, via the exons atgggcggcgcggcggaggcgagcgcgccggccgccacgGCTTCCTCGCCTCTCCTCCTGCCCCGCGCTCCTCCGCGCCCcgaggtgggggcggaggtgAGGCGGCAGGTGGGTCTCGCGGCGCCGCTGGTGGCCTGCAGCCTGCTGCAGTACAGCCTGCAGGTTGTCTCCGTCATGTTCGCCGGGCACCTCGGGGAGCTCTCCCTCTCCggcgcctccgtcgccgcctccttcgCCAACGTCACCGGCTTCAGCGTCCTG CTGGGTATGGGAAGCGCACTGGATACCTTTTGTGGACAATCATATGGAGCAAGGCAATATGATATGCTTGGgacacatacacaaagggctaTAATTGCTCTTATGATTACGGGTGTTCCTCTGGCCTTTGTTTTGGCCTTCACTGGTCAAATCCTTACCGCTCTTGGTCAAAATCCTGAAATATCATCTGAAGCTGGACTGTATGCTCAGTGGTTGATTCCTGGTCTTTTTGCATATGGCTTGCTTCAGTGCCTCACCAGATTCCTGCAGACCCAGAACATTGTTCAAGTATTGGTAGTTTTCTCTGGGCTTACATTGCTACTTCACATTATACTATGCTGGTTCCTGGTTCAAACTTTTGGCCTTGGCCATAAAGGTGCAGCTTTAGCGACCTCAATATCTTATTGGTTCAACGTGGCATTGCTAGCAATATATGTGAAAGTCTCTGAAGCTGGCAGAAGGAGCTGGCATGGATGGTCAAGGGAGGCACTAAATTTAAATGATGTCAAAGTATATCTAAGGCTAGCCATTCCATCTACTTTTATGACCTG CTTGGAGTATTGGGCATTTGAGATGGTGGTTCTCCTAGCAGGATTTCTTCCAGATCCAAAACTGGAAACTTCAATTCTGTCCATCAG CCTAAACACAATGTGGATGGTTTATACAATTCCAAGTGGCCTCAGCAGTGTAATAAG TATTAGAGTATCCAATGAATTAGGTGCTGGGAATCCGCAGGCAGCACGCCTATCAGTTTATATTTCAGGAATCATGTGCCTAACTGAAGGCCTTTTTATAGCTATCGTCACAGTATCAGTGCGAGATATGTGGGGTTATTTATACAGCAACGAAAAAAAGGTCGTGAAGTATGTATCAATGATGATGCCAATTCTTGCTATTTCTGACTTCATGGATGGAATACAATGCACGCTATCAG GAGCAGCTCGAGGATGTGGCTGGCAGAAATTATGCTCACTTATCAACTTGTTTGCTTATTATGTTGTCGGTCTCCCTTCAGCTATTACTTTTGCATTTGTTCTGAAAATTGGTG GGCCTTTGGTTGGGAATTATATGTGCTATGGCAGTGCAAATAGTTGCTTTGATTGTGATGATGCTTCGAACCAGTTGGGATGA